TCTTGCACCATTCATTTTTTATCACCTCTGAGTATGAATTCAAACATAAATTTATCATAAATTAATCACAAAAGTCAACGATATCTGTGATAAAATCTTTCGAAAAGGAAGGAGGGATAACGTGAAAGAAGAGCGTTTAAAAGAAATTCTCGAGTTCGTCGACAGAAACGGTTTTGTCAGCATGAAGGATCTTCAAGAGAAACTTGGTGTTTCAATGATCACCGTGAGAAGAGATGTGGCAGAACTGGTGAAGAGGAATCTGGTAAGAAAAGTACACGGTGGCATCAGAAAAGTGAACTATTTCGAGAAAGAAACAGATTTCATGAGGAGGCTCTCGATAAACAGGGAGGCGAAGGAAAAGATAGCTCAACTCGCTCTGGACTTTGTGAAAGACAACGACATCATCTTCCTGGATGCAAGCACCACAGCACACATCTTCGCAAAGCACTTGGCTTCATCTCAAAAATCTGTCCATGTCATAACGAACAATCTTCTCACTGCTATGGAGCTCTCGAGGAATCTTAATATAAGCGTTATCCTCCTCGCAGGAAAAGTGAACCCAGAAAACCTTGCTGTGGAAGGATCTCTGACGATAGAATGCGGAAAGAACTTCTCTGTAAAAAAAGTATTCGTTTCTTGCAGAGGTGTGACAGCAGAAGAAGGAACCTATGAAATAAACACAATGGAGATGGGGAT
The sequence above is a segment of the Thermotoga sp. genome. Coding sequences within it:
- a CDS encoding DeoR/GlpR family DNA-binding transcription regulator, with amino-acid sequence MKEERLKEILEFVDRNGFVSMKDLQEKLGVSMITVRRDVAELVKRNLVRKVHGGIRKVNYFEKETDFMRRLSINREAKEKIAQLALDFVKDNDIIFLDASTTAHIFAKHLASSQKSVHVITNNLLTAMELSRNLNISVILLAGKVNPENLAVEGSLTIECGKNFSVKKVFVSCRGVTAEEGTYEINTMEMGIKKIFVEKAEEILVLADFSKLGKRSLAHLIPTEKIDYLITEKKPPENQYEIFREKGVEVIH